CATATCGCGCCGCTCCTCCGGAACAGGAGGTGCGCCCCACGCGACATCAGCCACGCGCAACACCAACGCGCCCTCCACACGTAACGCACAGGCCACGCCGCTCGCCATCAGCGGCGCACAGGCCGCGACTCGCTCAACCGCATCCGCACTCCCCACTGGCGGCGCGGACGCCACACCGCATGCAGCATCATCCATGCGCACCACCTCTGCACCCTCGGGCGCACAGGCCACACCACGCACCACCAGCGGCGGGCAGGCCTCTCGTCGCAAAACCGCATCTGCCTCCACGCTCCCCGCCATCAGCGTCGATGCCATGTACGAAACTCCGGCGTATCCACCGGAGCCGCATCGGCTGCTCGCCGTCATCCGTTTCTGGAACGTGATGCGCTTCTTTCACCCCGACCCGAAGGCCCTGCGGGACTGGGACGCCGTCCTGCCCACGTTCCTCGGTCAGGCTCGCGCGGCGGCGGACGCTCGCGAATACGCACAAGTGCTCTACACCCTGGCCGCGCGCGTCCACGACGGACACATCTTCGTCGCGGAGCAGGGCCAGCCGCTGCGCTCGCTCGCCGAGGCCACCGCGCCCGTCGTCCTGCGGCCCGTGCAGGGACGCTTCATCGTGACGGAGCTGCCCGCGCCCGAAGTCACCCGCGCCGCGGGCCTCCAGGTGGGCGACGAGGTCGTCGCCGTGGAACAAGAGCCCGTCGCCCTGCGCGCACAGCGACTCGCCTCACTCCTCGGCGCCTCGCACGACGCCGCGAGAACCGAGCGTGTCGCCAGCCTGTTGCTCGCGGGCGCGGACGGCAAGTCCGTCGAAGTCATGCTCCAGGGCTCCGACGGCCGCATCAAGGAGTCACGCCTGCCACGCTCGCGCAACTTCCTCCCGTTCCTCCGTCCCCCTCCCCGCGATGACGCGCCCTGGAAGACGCTGAAGGGCGGCATCGGCTACGTGGACCTGCGCAGGCTGCGCGCCGAGTCCGTGGACCCCATGCTCACGGCCCTGAAGGACACGCGGGGCCTGGTGCTCGACCTGCGCGGATATCCCCAGGGCAGCGCCTGGACACTCGCGCCCCGACTCAACACGCGCGGCGCCACGACGTCCGCGCTCATCTCCCGCCCCAGGCTCTCCGCCGGAGAGCGCCTCGAGGAGCGCTTCCCCGCCCTGCTCCCACCAAGCAACGGTCCCCTCTACCGAGGACACGTCATCCTCCTCGTGGACGCACGGACGCTGAGCCAGGGCGAATACACCGCGATGATGCTGCGCGCCGCCTCGGGCGCACGCCTCGTGGGCTCCACCACCGCGGGCGCCGTGGGCGACACCACCAACGTCTGCCTCCCCGGCGCCCTCTGCGTCCTCTTCACCGGCCAGCGCTTCGAGACGCCCGAAGGCCACGCCGTCCAGGGCGCGGGGCTGCGCCCCGACGTGGAGGTCCACCCCACACTCGAAGGTCTGCGCGCCGGCCGCGACGAGGTGCTCGAGCGCGCCCTCAGCCTGCTGAACGAGGCAACAGCACGGTGAAGACGGAGCCCACGCCCTCGCGGCTCTCCACCTCGATGCTCCCGCCCATCGCCTCCACGATCTGCCGGCTGATGTAGAGCCCCAATCCCAGCCCACCGTAGTGGCGCTCCGACACCGCGCGCTCGAAGCGGCCGAACAGGCGCGGCAAATCCGTCTCCGAGATGCCGATGCCCTCGTCGCGCACGGACAGGCGCACCCGCGCCTCGCCCTCGGCCGCCGCCGACACCTGCACCGGCCGCCCCGCGCCGTACTTCGCCGCGTTGGTGAGCAGGTTGACCAACACCTGGTCCAACCGCAGCGAGTCCCACCGGCCCTGCAGCGGCTCGGGAATCTCCACCCGCACCGAGCACCCGGCCACCGCGAAGACCTCCTCCATCCGGTCCACCGCGTCGCGCACCGCCTGCCCCAGGTCCACCTCCGTGGGCTCCAGCGCCAGCCGCCCCAGCGAGACACGGCTCACATCCAACAGGTGGTCCACCAGCGACGCCAGCCGCTGCACCTGACGAATCGCCGTGGACAACCTCGGCGCCACCTTCTCACGAGAGTCCGGCCCCAGCGCCCGGTCGATGAGCCCATGCTGGAGCTTCAAGCTCGTCAACGGCGTCTTCAGCTCGTGGCTCGCCACGGAGAGGAACTCGTCGCGCAGCCGCACCGCCGCCTGTGCATCCCGATACAGCGACGCGTTCTCCAGCGCCACCGCCACGCGTCGCGCCAGCTCCTCCATCATCGACACGTCCGACATGGCCAACGGCCGCTGCGGCGGCGACGTCCCCAGCGTGATGACGCCCAACGTGCGGCCGCGCGTGCGCACCGGCACCACCAGCAGCGACGCGGGCCTGAGCGCCTGCAACAACGCCCGCTGCTCGGAGCTGTCCGACAATCGCTCGCACAACGCCGCGTCCACGTCCGGCACGAAGCGCGGCTCCCCGGACTGGAAGCACTCCCGCGACAGCGACAGCGCGCCTTCGCCCCCCAGCGCCTGGAGCACCGACGCATCCCGCGAGGGCTCCTGGTGCGCGGACGCCACGCACCGCAGCGTGCCATCCGGCCCCACCAGTTCCACCAGACAGCTGGACGCCACGCTGCTGGCGGCCACGCGCGCCACGTGCTCCAGCGTCCACTCCACGTCGTCCAGGTGCTCGGCCAGCGCGCGGCTCGCCTCGAGCAGGAAGAACAGCCGCTCCTCGGCCTCCTTCCCCATCTGGAGCGCGTGGTGCAACCGCTCGCCCCGCTCCCGCAGCGTGCCGTACAACACCGCCCGCTCCAGCGCCTGCGAGCACTGCTGGGCCAGCGCCCCCAGGAACGAGCGCTCCAGCGGCGTGAAGCCTCGCTGCCCCTCCCAGGCCAGCCACACGAAGCCGCGCACACCCCGCTCCGTGAGCAGCGGAAGTATCGCGCGCGCGCCGTCCCCCAGCGCCGCCACCTCGCGCCGGACGATGCCCGTCATGGGCAACAAGTCCTCCAGGCGCGAGAACCACTGCGCCTCCCGCCGCTCGGCCGCGCGCGCCAGCACCGGCACCACCTGGGGACGCTGCCCCTCGAGCGCGGCCCTGAACTCCCGCGAGTAACCGAACGCGCCGATGAAGCGGATGAAGCCCTCGTCCGACAGGCTCATCACCGTGCCACGCGACGCCCCCGAGGCCTCCAACCCGTCATGCACCAGCACCCGGGCCACGTCCTCCGCGGTGGCCGCGCGGGACAGCGCCGCCGTCACCGTCTGCAGCCGCGCGGACAGGGCCTGCGACGCCCGGGCCTCCTCGTACAACAGCGCGTTCTCCATGGAGAGGCTGGCGCGGCGCCCCAGCTCCCGCGCCACCTCCAGGTCCTGCTCCGTGAAGCCCGCCGCCGCGTCACCGCGCAACAGCGACATCGCCCCCAGCACCCGGCCCCGCGCCACCAGCGGCAGCACCATCCCCGCCCGCGCGCCCAGCGCCACCTCGCGCTCCCAGGCCCGCTCCGACGTGGCCTCCAGC
This genomic interval from Myxococcus guangdongensis contains the following:
- a CDS encoding S41 family peptidase; this translates as MPTWTVGVGVLTVLFGAGGVTGAETRGPGTRVEPALENAAVLGRVWGEVKYAHPALAMDAVDWDAALLDALPGALAASTPDALAATVGDMLRALEDPLTRVVRDESVVATSTGAGPLSRWVDDVLVLDLDRRFANVDALYPAMSALEPELARARRVVIDLRVSGGDEAAWAEMALGVLERALVAEELTAPAERFRVYSGFPVQFGPSSGGYSASVETRLARRFTPVAGTPKRTVALLVNARTPLTPRVLALMSTPRTRVVAQGGLDESSAVKTRTLPLPGGYRAVVRASELVFASGASGLFSDVTVPDGADEGDSGPAVQAALRLVRSGTVGTRTRTGTSISRRSSGTGGAPHATSATRNTNAPSTRNAQATPLAISGAQAATRSTASALPTGGADATPHAASSMRTTSAPSGAQATPRTTSGGQASRRKTASASTLPAISVDAMYETPAYPPEPHRLLAVIRFWNVMRFFHPDPKALRDWDAVLPTFLGQARAAADAREYAQVLYTLAARVHDGHIFVAEQGQPLRSLAEATAPVVLRPVQGRFIVTELPAPEVTRAAGLQVGDEVVAVEQEPVALRAQRLASLLGASHDAARTERVASLLLAGADGKSVEVMLQGSDGRIKESRLPRSRNFLPFLRPPPRDDAPWKTLKGGIGYVDLRRLRAESVDPMLTALKDTRGLVLDLRGYPQGSAWTLAPRLNTRGATTSALISRPRLSAGERLEERFPALLPPSNGPLYRGHVILLVDARTLSQGEYTAMMLRAASGARLVGSTTAGAVGDTTNVCLPGALCVLFTGQRFETPEGHAVQGAGLRPDVEVHPTLEGLRAGRDEVLERALSLLNEATAR
- a CDS encoding sensor histidine kinase, with protein sequence MSAEPNLLDDLPGDAAGTPRGTAAPGPRAEPAPSESARLAFLYRAGEALGASLEWRTVLRQLAELVVPELSDWCAVDVLGDDGRVERVAAAHREPERVALVHELFRLRPVDLATSDAIAQTLRTGVASRLEATSERAWEREVALGARAGMVLPLVARGRVLGAMSLLRGDAAAGFTEQDLEVARELGRRASLSMENALLYEEARASQALSARLQTVTAALSRAATAEDVARVLVHDGLEASGASRGTVMSLSDEGFIRFIGAFGYSREFRAALEGQRPQVVPVLARAAERREAQWFSRLEDLLPMTGIVRREVAALGDGARAILPLLTERGVRGFVWLAWEGQRGFTPLERSFLGALAQQCSQALERAVLYGTLRERGERLHHALQMGKEAEERLFFLLEASRALAEHLDDVEWTLEHVARVAASSVASSCLVELVGPDGTLRCVASAHQEPSRDASVLQALGGEGALSLSRECFQSGEPRFVPDVDAALCERLSDSSEQRALLQALRPASLLVVPVRTRGRTLGVITLGTSPPQRPLAMSDVSMMEELARRVAVALENASLYRDAQAAVRLRDEFLSVASHELKTPLTSLKLQHGLIDRALGPDSREKVAPRLSTAIRQVQRLASLVDHLLDVSRVSLGRLALEPTEVDLGQAVRDAVDRMEEVFAVAGCSVRVEIPEPLQGRWDSLRLDQVLVNLLTNAAKYGAGRPVQVSAAAEGEARVRLSVRDEGIGISETDLPRLFGRFERAVSERHYGGLGLGLYISRQIVEAMGGSIEVESREGVGSVFTVLLPRSAG